The Levilactobacillus namurensis genomic interval CGTGAGAGGTGTTGGGAAGCTGGTGTGGATTGTACCAAACACTTGCTAATTGGGCGTTATTGGCGCCTTGGATGTCGGCGGATAGGGAATCACCGATAACGAGATAATCGGTGGTTGCCGCCTGGGGCCACCCCGCTTGGACTTGGGTAAAGAATTGGCGGTCGGGCTTGCTGGCGTGCAAGTCTTCCGACAAGAAGACCTGATCGAAGTATTGATCCAGATGGGAATCCGCCAATTGGCGGTCTTGCTTGGCTCGGGTTCCGTTAGAGATTACGGCCAGTTGATAATGAGCGGCCTTTAAGCGGGCTAAAATATCCTGGGCGTGGGGCATTAGTGCGTGTTCAGCGAAAAAGTGCTGTTGAAAGGCCCGTTCGTAGGTGGGACCATCAACCGTGATGCCGTAGTGGGCAAAGTACCGTTCGAACCGGGTATTGATGAGCGTTTCGCGGGTTAACTTTTGTTGTTCGAAGTCGGCCCACATGATCTGCTGCAGGCGATGCCAGTAAGCCACCTGTTGATCATTGAAAGCAAAATCAAAGGGTAACGCTAATTTGCGTAGGGCGTTTTGGGCGTTCGTGTCGGTGTCGAAAAGGGTCTGGTCTAAGTCGAAGAGTAGAATTGGAAAATCCATGGTACAGTCAGCTCCTGAAAAAGTTTAGTTAGGTCTAACTTTAGCACAGATGGAACCTGACCGGGAGACAAAAAAATGAATATCAACTATTTAATACCGGGGGAAAACTTGTTACACTAGGAACGATAGTTGAATAGTCGACTTTCCAACTGTTGAATTTCTTAAGTTTTTTGGAGGCTAATGGAACAGATGCAAATCAAAATTAAACGGTATTGTGTCGGGGGGATTCTCCTGCTAATGGGGAGTTTGCTGGGGCTAATGGGTCCCCAGCAGTTGGTGCACGCTGCTTCGACCACGCCAATGACCCCAACCCTTTACTTTCACGGGGCACCCAGTAGCTACCATTCGGAGCGGCATATGGTTGGCGCGGCGAAGAAGGCTGGTGTGACTAAGTCGGTCATTCGCGCGGACGTTGCGGCGAGTGGTCGGGTGACCTTAGTCGGGAAGTTTAAATCCACTTCACGAACGCCAATCGTTGAAGTTAATTTTTTGAACACGCGGAATACGAATTACGTGACCAATGGCCGTTGGGTCCGCAACGTGGTACGAAAGTTACAAGCCACCTATCACTTTAAGCAGATGAATATGGTGGGTCATTCGACGGGGAATTTGGCGATTGCGTACTACTTATTAGCTAACTCGACCAACCGACGGCTACCTAAGCTGGCTAAATTTGTGTCCTTGGGTGGTCATTACGATGGGGTCCTGAATGAGGGGGACTGGCCTCACCGGATTCAATTGACGGCGGCGGGCCGGCCAACGCCCATGGATTCAGCCTATCGGCGGTTGTTAAAGCTGCGACAACGGTATCCGAAGAAACAAACGGCGGTTTTGAACATTTACGGTGACTTGGGTAATGGGACGGATTCTGATGGACGGGTCACCAATAATTCGTCTAAATCCTTACGTTACTTGCTGGCAAAACGGGCTAAAAGTTATCGTGAGCGGCAGTTTAAAGGCGCGGGGGCCCAACATAGTCGGCTACACCACAACGCCCAAGTCGACCGGACCATGATCAAGTTTCTTTGGGATAAGTAAAGCAGTCTTCTAACCATTTACGGTTGGAAGGCTTTTTAATCGGCTTAATGAATAATTATGATGCTTTATTGAATATTTAATCGAAAATAATAAGAAAATTAATCAGCACGACCATATGCTCGACAGGTGATCATTGCAGTCAGTAAAGCGTTGCCAGCGAATTTTGAACCTGGTAAGCTAAGCGAGTACCAATTAAATAAAGATTCCTGAGGAGGATATTTATGAGTGCAACACCACATGGATTGCATAAAGCATTACTGAGTTTATTAGTCCCAATGATGGTGGTCAGCGGCACGGGGAATTTAACCACCCTAGCGCAGGCTAGTGACCGACCAGCCGACGTGGTTCGGGTCACCCACCAACAACCAGAGGACCAGTACAGCTCTGTGTTGAGTGAACCTAATTTTCAGCACCGGGATCGGCATCACCGGCATGATATTCCGGTTCAATTTTTAGGGATCAACGACCTACACGGGGGCCTGGATACTTCCGGTAAGGCCTACATCGGGGGAAAGGTTTACGAGAATACGGGAAATGTTAGTCGCTTGGCAGCCTATCTCGACCAGGCTCAGCGGCAATTTCGCCACGTTCACTTGTCCCGGAACACGTTCCGCGTGCAAGCCGGAGACATGGTGGGGGCTTCGCCTGCCAATTCCACTTTGTTAGCACACGAGCCTACCATGCATGCTTTACGGGCCATGAAGTTTCAGATCGGAACGTTGGGTAACCACGAATTTGACCAAGGCTTACCCGAATTCAACCGGATTCTGACGGGTGGCCGTCCGGGCAAGGACGCAGACAAGTTGATTCAACGGTACCCCCACCTAGCTTCTAAGATGCAAGAGGTCGTGGCTAACGTGGTTCGCAAGGATAATGGGAAGCAACCTTACGGATACCGGCCGTACACGATTCGGACGGTGCGCGCCCACGGACGTAGCGCAAAGGTCGGCTTCATCGGTATCGAAACCACGGAATTACCAACGTTGACCTATGAACGGAATTACAAGGACTACAAAGTCTTGGACGAAGCCAAGACGATTGCCAAGTATGATCGAATCTTGAACGCGAAGGGTGTTAAGGCGGTAGTGGTCTTAGCACACCGGGGTGTCCAGAACAACAAGACTAGTGCTTGGGGGAATGGTGTTGATATTCTACAACGCGTGAATAAACTTGACCCCCACAACAATGTTGGCCTGTTTGTCGGGGCCCATACACACATGTATGGGAATGCTTTAGTGGGCAAGACCCACGTTGTTCAGGCCTTATCCAGTGCCCGGGCGTTTGATGACACTCAGGGCTACATTAATCCTAAGACGGGTAAGTTTAGTGCACTAGAGACTCACGTTTACCCGGTATTGTCGGCTAAAGCTGACCCTAAGACCAAGAGTAACCGGCGGGTTGCTCGGATTATTAAAGATGCCAATCGGCGGGTTGCCGGTAAGATCAATGCCGTGATTGGTAAGGCAGCTTCCGCAGAAGCTATTAAGCAAGCTTCAACGGCGAACGGTGAATCCCCCGTGGGCGAATTAGTGGTGGATGGTCAGTTATTCGAAGCCCAGAAGAACGGGCTTAAGGCAGACTTTGCGATGACCAACTCCGGTGGGGTCCGGTCTAGTTTAAATGTCGACGCTAACCAGGCCATCACTTGGGGTGCGGCTCAGGCCGTACAACCATTCGGGAACGTCTTGCAAGTCGTTGAAATGACGGGAGCGCAAGTGATTAAAGCCTTAAATAACCAATACAGTGGGGGCTTTAAGGAATTACAAGTCGCGGGGTTACGTTACACGTTCGCAGCTCAAGGAAAGACTAAACAAGTTGTACAAGTGACCAAAGCCGATGGACAGCCGTTAGATCCACAAGCTACCTACCGGGTAGTGATTAACGACTTCTTACACGGGAACAAGAGCTTTACCTTCCAAGGGACCAAGATTGTAGGGTCTCTGGCTTCTGATACTGAAGTGTTTGTGCAATACGTGAAGGATATGCAGGCGGCGGGTAAGCCAATCGTTGCCCCTCAAGCTAACCGCAAAGTATTTGTGAAAGCAGATGCTGCGGTGCTGGGGACGACGTTGCCTAATGCGCAACCAGCAGCTTAAGCAAAATGCCGGGCCTAGGTCCGGCATTTTTTGTGAATTCGTTGGGTGGCGTATTCGTAAAGCGATGCGTCTGGAGGTGTCCGATTAGTTATGTGGACGATTAGATTCTAAAGCAAGCTGATTTGGTGTTGCTGGGGAAATCCAGCGACACCATTTTTAAATATCATAGACGAAGCATCGGCAGCGGCTTAGCCTAGACTGACAGTTGATACGACGTATTGGAAATTGAACGAATACGTGATAAATTCTCATTTTTACATAAAACGGTTTACGTTTTACTAGAACGGGACGACGTTGAACGTAAAAATTTAGATTACCCCTTGAAAT includes:
- a CDS encoding YjjG family noncanonical pyrimidine nucleotidase, which codes for MDFPILLFDLDQTLFDTDTNAQNALRKLALPFDFAFNDQQVAYWHRLQQIMWADFEQQKLTRETLINTRFERYFAHYGITVDGPTYERAFQQHFFAEHALMPHAQDILARLKAAHYQLAVISNGTRAKQDRQLADSHLDQYFDQVFLSEDLHASKPDRQFFTQVQAGWPQAATTDYLVIGDSLSADIQGANNAQLASVWYNPHQLPNTSHATPTYQITTLPELIDLLK
- a CDS encoding alpha/beta hydrolase → MQIKIKRYCVGGILLLMGSLLGLMGPQQLVHAASTTPMTPTLYFHGAPSSYHSERHMVGAAKKAGVTKSVIRADVAASGRVTLVGKFKSTSRTPIVEVNFLNTRNTNYVTNGRWVRNVVRKLQATYHFKQMNMVGHSTGNLAIAYYLLANSTNRRLPKLAKFVSLGGHYDGVLNEGDWPHRIQLTAAGRPTPMDSAYRRLLKLRQRYPKKQTAVLNIYGDLGNGTDSDGRVTNNSSKSLRYLLAKRAKSYRERQFKGAGAQHSRLHHNAQVDRTMIKFLWDK
- a CDS encoding bifunctional UDP-sugar hydrolase/5'-nucleotidase codes for the protein MSATPHGLHKALLSLLVPMMVVSGTGNLTTLAQASDRPADVVRVTHQQPEDQYSSVLSEPNFQHRDRHHRHDIPVQFLGINDLHGGLDTSGKAYIGGKVYENTGNVSRLAAYLDQAQRQFRHVHLSRNTFRVQAGDMVGASPANSTLLAHEPTMHALRAMKFQIGTLGNHEFDQGLPEFNRILTGGRPGKDADKLIQRYPHLASKMQEVVANVVRKDNGKQPYGYRPYTIRTVRAHGRSAKVGFIGIETTELPTLTYERNYKDYKVLDEAKTIAKYDRILNAKGVKAVVVLAHRGVQNNKTSAWGNGVDILQRVNKLDPHNNVGLFVGAHTHMYGNALVGKTHVVQALSSARAFDDTQGYINPKTGKFSALETHVYPVLSAKADPKTKSNRRVARIIKDANRRVAGKINAVIGKAASAEAIKQASTANGESPVGELVVDGQLFEAQKNGLKADFAMTNSGGVRSSLNVDANQAITWGAAQAVQPFGNVLQVVEMTGAQVIKALNNQYSGGFKELQVAGLRYTFAAQGKTKQVVQVTKADGQPLDPQATYRVVINDFLHGNKSFTFQGTKIVGSLASDTEVFVQYVKDMQAAGKPIVAPQANRKVFVKADAAVLGTTLPNAQPAA